A stretch of DNA from Yoonia sp. BS5-3:
ACCCGCCAAAGACACCAGCCCCGCTGCATTGACGGGGTTTTCCGCATCATCTAGCCCGGCGACGGCCCAAGCATAACCAACCGCGCCCCCATAGCTGTGGCCGACGACAATGGGGTCGTTGATTTCAAGCGTTGCTGCGGCTTCGCGCAGCATGGCGGCTTGGGCTTGCGGGCTTTCGCCAGCGCTGCCGATCAGCCCATCCGCCATGCCTGCGATCCGGTCCGTATAGCCCAGCCCGGGTCGGTCAAATGCGGTGACTGTGTAATTTTCGCGGAGCCGTTCCATCAGATCAAAGGTGAATTCGCGCAGATTACCACCCGCACCATGCAGCAAGATCACATGTGGACCGCTGCCTTCTTGGACATAATGGACTTGCCCGACAGAGGTTTCAACAAAGCTGCCGATAGGCGGATAGGTCTTTTCGGCCTGCATGCCGCGATATTTCGCACCAAACACCGCAAGCGCCCCACCGATAAGACCAACAACGGCCAGATTTGCGATATTGTTATACAGTCCCAATTTTCTCTAACTCATATGGCGTGGTTTGATAAATCTCGTTCAGCCAGTTGCCATAAAGAAGATGCGCGTGGCTGCGCCATCTATTCTGGGGTTCTGCGGTTGGATCGTCATCAGGGTAGTAGTTCACAGGTACGTTTATCGGCGTTCCTTCGCCGATATCCCGGTCATATTCCTGTTTCAGCGTGCCGCTATCATATTCAAAATGATTGAAAATATAGAGCGCGCGATGCTGCTGGTCTTCAACCAGTGCCGGGCCGGATTGATCGCTTGTGATCAGCGTTTTCAGACCCGTTGCCGCGTCGATTTCATCCTGGCGCATTTCCGTCCAGCGGCTGACCGGGATCACGCAATCATCCGAGAACCCGCGCAAATAGGGCGAGGCCGGGGCCGTGTTCTGGTGCCGGAAGCAGCCAAAGGCCTTGTGATCAAGGATATGTTTTTGCACCCCGTGGAAATAGTTGATCATCGCCATGCCGCCCCAGCACACACCAAAGGTCGAATGGACATTCGTCTGGGTCCAGTCAAAGACCTGGGTCAGTTCATCCCAATAAGTGACCTCATCAAAGGGCAGATGTTCGATCGGGGCGCCGGTAATGATCAGCCCGTCAAATTTCTGGTCCGTGACCGCGCTAAAAGGTTGATAAAACTCTTCCATATGCGCGGCGGCTGTATTCTTGGTCTGATGCTCGGACATGCGGATCAATGACAGTTCAATCTGCAATGGCGTGGCCCCGATCAGCCGCGCGAACTGGTTCTCGGTCTGGATCTTTTTGGGCATCAGGTTCAGCAGCGCTATCCGCAGCGGGCGGATATCCTGTCTTGCGGCGGTGTCTTCATCTAGCACCATAACACCTTCATCAGAAAGGACGTCATAAGCGGGCAGGGCGGAGGGCAATTTGATTGGCATCGGAATATTCCTGGATAAGGAGGTAAGAGATAGGGCGGTCAGCCGCGCATCTCAAGGGCGTCAGCGATCATGCCAACAAAGCCCTCCGTATCTTTGACCTTTGCCACAGCGTCTTGCGGCACAGTAATCCCCCATTTATCAGCCATTGCCTTATAGCGCGGCTGCCGATGCGCCAGCGCCTTGGCAAAGGCCCAGCGGATGAAATCATCTGGGTCCACCTGATCGGGCGCCACGTCAAATGCGGTCAGATAGGCCTGCCATGTCCCGAGCAGGAATGCCGGATCATAGGACATTGGTTTTGGCTCTTTATCAAAGCGCCGGATCAGCTCGGCAGTATGCGCATCGGTCCCTTCGATCCAAACCATCAGGGTTTTGGCAGACAGATCCCGCAAGATCGGATCATTTGGGTCATCCGCATTGACCCATTCGCAGATTGATCCGCCGGTGTCGCAGATGAAGTTGGGATATTGGTACAGATCCACAGCCCGATCGATGAAAGACCCCGTATCATAAAGCGCCGCGACTTCGGCCGCCTGAAATTGATCCTGCCGCATGGTATATTCATCCCAGGCCAGCCCGCCCTTGGCCGGATCGCCTGGTTTGCCCAGATAGGACGACATCGGCTTAAGATCGTCAAATGAGATATTCGACCCGATATAGATAGAATTTGACCGCAGCAATTCGCGCAGGAACGGGACTTTCATCGCCTCGCGTTTGGCGTTATCGGCGATCTTTTCACCCATATACCGCGTGCCGATCCGGTAATCGATTGAGTAATGAAACCAATCGCCCGTATCGCGCAGCATTTTTGACAGATAGGTCTTACCCAGACCAGACATGGCAAAAAGCAAGACACGTTTCTGCGGCGCATTGCGCCAATCGGAGGCGGATTCATAGATCATGCGCCCGTGGTTACCCGTGTCTGATGCATTCTTCCAGCGATTTATGGCTGTGCGGACGCTCTAGGCTGCAGAGGCCTGCGGTCGTCGTTTTGCAATCGTCTTGGGCAGGCGCTTGCCGGGGATGGCAAGCGCCAAATTGCAGGCCTAGTTGGCGGTCCGCACCGACCAGTTTTGATAGGCGGCCTGGGCATCGCTGCAGCTTTCCAAGGACAGAACCTTGATCTGGTTGGCGTCGCTACGCCCCGTCCGGGTATCTTCGGCCAAAGTCATGCACATATCCGTGGCTGAGGCGGGGGTGATTGTCCCTTCGCCCGAAAAGACAAAGGATTGTGCGCTACTTCCGTCACATGTGGCCAGATCAATTGACGTGCCTGCGGCTGTTGATGAAACCTCTGCGCAGACGTCAAATTCGGTCATGTAAAGCACACCATCCGCAAATTGTGCCGTGTCAAAGGCCTGATCCACGCCCAGCGACCCTGATGGGCTGTAGCATGTGTGCCCTTGCAGCCCATCATCCGGATTGGCGGCGGTTCCTTGCGCGCGGGCGATATCAAGGCAATAGCCGTTTTGGACATTGTCGAGCATGTCGGTCAGGTAGATCTCAACGGCTTCGGCATGCACCGCGCCGGCTGACAACATGGTTCCGATGAGGGCGGTAGCCATTTTCTGTTTCAGCATTGAATATGTCCTTTCAGTCTTGTCTGGCCCCGCCATATTGGGGTTAGGACCTGTTGTATACGGCCCTAGGGCCGCGTGATCAGAACCGGCTGCACCTTGCCGCCAATTCGACGATATCCAAACTCTGCCACACCGCTGACCATGCCTGTCGGGTCTTTCCAATACACCGTCGCACGGTGATTTCGGACCTCATGCATGACCGCATCATAGCTTAGTCGCATCGGAAATAGCGGCATATCGGCAGCAGATGTTCCAGTAAGCTGGATTGTCAGTTCGTTATACGTGCCTACCTCGGCGTTTCCGGCGGTTTTTATCGTCGCCTCAATCAGTTCCAGCGCGATGACCCCATCTTCGGTCTGCAGCTTGAGATGCGCGGCGAAATAAGCGCCGATTTGCGTTTGTTGCGCGGGGGTTATGTCTTGCCCGCCATCGAGGTCTTCCAGCGCCTTTAGGGCAGGGGCTGCGATAACAAGGTCCTCGATCGGCAACAGAATGGTCACGTTCATCTGCCCCTGATCATGTGACAGAAACAGCACGCTGCCGGGCAGCGCATGGGCCAGGGCCGATTGCATCCCGCCAATAAAAAGCAGAAGGGCGAGTGCTAAGACCCGCCCTGATCCACCTAAAATCATCAAAGATTACCACCGTAATCGTCAGTCTGGTCGCGCCAGACCGAGTGGGGATGGTTGCCGTCTTCACCGGTGGATTTGTTTGATTGCAGCGAAAATTCGATCCAGAGCGAGGGCCCATGGATGCGCACATAATCATCTTCGCTGTTCATATCGGGCGTGCCCGAAAACCCGAGCACTGTATCAGGCAGTTCGGCGATGTATTTGGCCATATAGGTGGCCGCATCCTCTGCATTGATATCGCCCACATAGGTTGCAACAGCCGCAAGCAGCAAGGCCTGTTGCGCAGCATCGAGTTCAGAGACCGCAAGCCCTTCTTGCGCATCAGGGATCGCGTCATCGCTTTGCGGACCTGCAATGATGTCCCGATAGGTCCCTTCCAGAGTCGCTGCGGCTTGTTGATCAGCGCTGAGCGCGTTCAAAAGCGCTGCAAATGCGTCGCGCTCTTGGGTCAAAGGTACGTTTTCGCGGTCGTTCATCTCAAAGCTGGGGAAAGGTTCGATCCCGCGGAAAGATGGCGTCGCCCCGGCGATGACCCCATCTGTATACGTATTGGCAAAGGCGAAATGGTGCCCACCATAGTAAAGCTGCCAGGTACCGCTATTGCCGGGCGTTCCAAGAAACGCGAATTTGGAGTTATATGAGGAATAGCCCGCCTTGGTATCATCGCTGACCGTGCCGATGTAATCATCCGCATTGAGGGTCTGCACCATTTCGTCGAAGCCTTCATTGTCAGCCTCGCCTGCGGCCGCAATCAAGATCGCTTTGACGAGGCCAAGCTGATCGCTGCTGAATTCACCAAGATAGACCCCGGGCCGGGCCGGAAAGGCGCCAGCGGGCAGGTTGCTCCAATTTTGGGCCTCGCTTACAGAATAATCCAACTGCAGATTGGCCATGATCTCATCGGATACATCGGCTTTGAGCAGATCGATAAGGCAGAGCATCCGGGCATAGCCTTCATCCCCATCACAGCTATCGGCTGAAGCTGGGATTTCGACCGACCCCATCAGAATGCTTGTGTTGCCAAGCCGTTCATCAACCGGCGGTCCGCCGCCCATGAGCTGACTATATCCAAAATAGGCGCCAGCCCCGACGACAATGACACCAGCCAAGAGTTTCAGTTTCACGATGTTTCCCCCAAGTTTTAGTCGCCATCAATGGCAGTCTGGCCGCATTATCTCATGCCCTTGGGGAAATTTCTACGTCATTGCTTCAAAGCCTGTGCCAAAGTCATGCATCCAACACCGCTGGCCAGTTTGCATCGCCAGCTGCAATATTGCCCGGAATATCCTGTTCCCAGCGCCGTCTGATCCGGCGTGAGTAATTGAGGTAGAGTTTATCATCCACAATCGACCAGGCACGGGGATCGGTTGGTGCGGTGTAACCGCGGCTGATGGCAAATGCGCAATAGCCGCCGTATTGGGGTGCGTATGCAACAGGGTTGGCGGCAAACAGATCGCGGTTGGCGCTGTTTGCAAAATGCCAGGTAGCGCCCAGATACTCATACGTAATCGACGGATCACCCGCGACGGGACCCTGCTGATCAAAATAGGCCACGACGTCGCTGCCATCCACAACAATGCCATTTTCGGCATAGATTTGCGGCGTCGCAGCAAAGGCGGCCGGTGCCAAAAGCCCGGCGGCTGGTGCGGCAATGATCAGGGTGCGGCGTCTAATCGACATCAGAAGCTCCGAACGTTGGTTGTCCGGTTTATGTGATATCTGCCGCCTTTGCGGCTAGGTCTCACACAGAGTTGTGACTGATTCTTTCATGCCCTGCGCCACATGCGGTATCTTGTTCTTCTGATGGCGCATCAGAAGTTTGGCGATCCGCTTGTCCCGTTGAATGGGGCGCGCGGGCAGCGGGGGTGTGTCCCAAAGGTCCGGGAAAATCGCCATAAGCTCTTCTTTTGCGGCATCATCAAGCGCCTCTTTCGCGTGGGGGCCGTTCAACATCGTCTCGCTGGGGGCACCGGCGGCATAGATCACGTCGTGCTGATCGGTCATCAGATGTAGATAGGTGACCTGTTCTTGGCTGTCATCGATAAAGATACCGGGCAGGGCGGTCAGTTTGATGGCAGGCACAAGAATTTCCTTGGCGCCGAACATCCGTTCGCATACCTTTGAGCGTAGCAACATGCGATGTTGCCGCGAGACAAGCAAATCCTCAGACGGGCAACCGGGCCCCAATGCACCGGCCATAATCCGAATGGGGGCCAGTTTGCCGTGTGCCTTGACCCGGCTGCATCCTATCCAGCGGATCGGCTGATACCCGTGATCTTGGGTCGCAACCAGATCACCGATTTGCAGCGTCTCAATCTGTCGCGATCCCCGATCTGTTTCGATCATCGTTCCTGAGACATAGCAGGTTAGAAAATCCCAATTTTCCCGGTCACCTGCCAGCCCTGAAAAAGTATCACCGCTAACGCTGTCCAAAGTAAGCGATTGGATCGGCTTCGCCTCTAGCGCGGCCTGGTCCGCATTGGGTGCGAACTCAGGTGCCCAATATGTATTGCCGTCGACATCCTGAAAGATGACTGCCGTGATCGTGGCCGTTGTTCCGTCAGTATAGGTTATAGTTGCGTTATAGATGGCGGCCGCATCAAAGCGTTGGTTGGGGCCGCCATTGATCCGAAAATTCTCGCCTGGGTTGTTATCCTGATCATAGACGTTGTTCGTTCCACCCGTAAAACCGCCAGACCCAGTTGAAAATGTAACGGCGCTTTCGAAAAGGGGATTGCCCGGCCCACCAAAGCTAAGACCTGTCAGATCATCCGCATTTTCGGCATCATTGTCACCGGAACCTGTTGCTGGATCAGAATCGATATCGGCCTGCACGCCGAGCGAAAAGACGGTAAATGTGGTGGGCACTCGTAAACCTATAAACGCATTAAAATTTCCACTACCCTGGAAAGCAATCACTTTGATCGCGCCGGGGTTGTGTGGTTAATGGTTAGTTCACGTTAGGTAAATAAAGGCTTAATGCCCGCGCCAGATCCAGCCGCCACCAAGGATCCGCGTGCTATCGGGGTCATAAAAGACGCAAGCCTGCCCCGGCGAGACCCCCTGTTCGGCCATCAGTAGCTCCACCTCGGCCTCCGTATCGGAAATTGGCCGCAGCACTGCATCGGTTGGTGGGCGGGTTGATCGGACCCTGACCGCGATTTGTCGTTCGTCCAGATCGGTCAGCTTGCCGCCTCCGATCCAGTTGATCTCGCGGATCGGGACCCTGCGGGTGGCCAGCATTTCTTTCGGACCGACAATCACCTGTTTCGCATCCACATCCAGCCTGACCACATAAAGCGGGTCAGCCAAACCACCAATCCCGAGCCCCCGTCTTTGCCCGATCGTGTAGTGAATGACACCTCTGTGGGTCCCCAGCACGTTGCCGTTTTGATCGACAATATCGCCGGGCTCTGCTGCGCCGGGGCGCAGCTTTTCGATAACTGCAGCATAGTCGCCATTGGGGACAAAGCAGATATCCTGGCTGTCTGGTTTGTCAGCCACGCTGAGCCCGTATTTCGCGGCCAGCGCGCGGGTTTCTTCCTTGGATTTATGGTGCCCAAGCGGAAAGCGCAGGTAATCAAGCTGCTCTTGCGTGGTAGAGAACAGAAAATAGCTTTGATCTT
This window harbors:
- a CDS encoding alpha/beta hydrolase, with the translated sequence MGLYNNIANLAVVGLIGGALAVFGAKYRGMQAEKTYPPIGSFVETSVGQVHYVQEGSGPHVILLHGAGGNLREFTFDLMERLRENYTVTAFDRPGLGYTDRIAGMADGLIGSAGESPQAQAAMLREAAATLEINDPIVVGHSYGGAVGYAWAVAGLDDAENPVNAAGLVSLAGVTMPWPGDLGWYYRVNGHPIGGAVVIPLIGALVPNSKVQESITGTFAPDPVPTGYSDYIGGRLALRPVAMRANIRQVNTLRPHVVTMSARYPELTLPIEILHGTADMTVPIAVHAEEVIKIAPTAVLTPLEGVGHMPHHANPEATVAAIDRAAERAAAQPNDS
- the metA gene encoding homoserine O-succinyltransferase, with the translated sequence MPIKLPSALPAYDVLSDEGVMVLDEDTAARQDIRPLRIALLNLMPKKIQTENQFARLIGATPLQIELSLIRMSEHQTKNTAAAHMEEFYQPFSAVTDQKFDGLIITGAPIEHLPFDEVTYWDELTQVFDWTQTNVHSTFGVCWGGMAMINYFHGVQKHILDHKAFGCFRHQNTAPASPYLRGFSDDCVIPVSRWTEMRQDEIDAATGLKTLITSDQSGPALVEDQQHRALYIFNHFEYDSGTLKQEYDRDIGEGTPINVPVNYYPDDDPTAEPQNRWRSHAHLLYGNWLNEIYQTTPYELEKIGTV
- a CDS encoding ATPase; this translates as MIYESASDWRNAPQKRVLLFAMSGLGKTYLSKMLRDTGDWFHYSIDYRIGTRYMGEKIADNAKREAMKVPFLRELLRSNSIYIGSNISFDDLKPMSSYLGKPGDPAKGGLAWDEYTMRQDQFQAAEVAALYDTGSFIDRAVDLYQYPNFICDTGGSICEWVNADDPNDPILRDLSAKTLMVWIEGTDAHTAELIRRFDKEPKPMSYDPAFLLGTWQAYLTAFDVAPDQVDPDDFIRWAFAKALAHRQPRYKAMADKWGITVPQDAVAKVKDTEGFVGMIADALEMRG
- a CDS encoding ricin-type beta-trefoil lectin domain protein; its protein translation is MLKQKMATALIGTMLSAGAVHAEAVEIYLTDMLDNVQNGYCLDIARAQGTAANPDDGLQGHTCYSPSGSLGVDQAFDTAQFADGVLYMTEFDVCAEVSSTAAGTSIDLATCDGSSAQSFVFSGEGTITPASATDMCMTLAEDTRTGRSDANQIKVLSLESCSDAQAAYQNWSVRTAN
- a CDS encoding DUF3500 domain-containing protein, coding for MKLKLLAGVIVVGAGAYFGYSQLMGGGPPVDERLGNTSILMGSVEIPASADSCDGDEGYARMLCLIDLLKADVSDEIMANLQLDYSVSEAQNWSNLPAGAFPARPGVYLGEFSSDQLGLVKAILIAAAGEADNEGFDEMVQTLNADDYIGTVSDDTKAGYSSYNSKFAFLGTPGNSGTWQLYYGGHHFAFANTYTDGVIAGATPSFRGIEPFPSFEMNDRENVPLTQERDAFAALLNALSADQQAAATLEGTYRDIIAGPQSDDAIPDAQEGLAVSELDAAQQALLLAAVATYVGDINAEDAATYMAKYIAELPDTVLGFSGTPDMNSEDDYVRIHGPSLWIEFSLQSNKSTGEDGNHPHSVWRDQTDDYGGNL
- a CDS encoding YHS domain-containing (seleno)protein, with translation MSIRRRTLIIAAPAAGLLAPAAFAATPQIYAENGIVVDGSDVVAYFDQQGPVAGDPSITYEYLGATWHFANSANRDLFAANPVAYAPQYGGYCAFAISRGYTAPTDPRAWSIVDDKLYLNYSRRIRRRWEQDIPGNIAAGDANWPAVLDA
- a CDS encoding Hint domain-containing protein, whose amino-acid sequence is MPTTFTVFSLGVQADIDSDPATGSGDNDAENADDLTGLSFGGPGNPLFESAVTFSTGSGGFTGGTNNVYDQDNNPGENFRINGGPNQRFDAAAIYNATITYTDGTTATITAVIFQDVDGNTYWAPEFAPNADQAALEAKPIQSLTLDSVSGDTFSGLAGDRENWDFLTCYVSGTMIETDRGSRQIETLQIGDLVATQDHGYQPIRWIGCSRVKAHGKLAPIRIMAGALGPGCPSEDLLVSRQHRMLLRSKVCERMFGAKEILVPAIKLTALPGIFIDDSQEQVTYLHLMTDQHDVIYAAGAPSETMLNGPHAKEALDDAAKEELMAIFPDLWDTPPLPARPIQRDKRIAKLLMRHQKNKIPHVAQGMKESVTTLCET
- the mnmA gene encoding tRNA 2-thiouridine(34) synthase MnmA → MPLDSPLNSLGFAKPPAQTRVVVAMSGGVDSSVVAAMLAEEGYDVVGVTLQLYDHGAALAKKGACCAGRDIHDARRVAEEMGFPHYVLDYENTFREAVMDEFADSYLGGATPVPCIRCNERVKFKDLLETAKDLDADCMATGHYIQRKMGAEGAELHAAADPGKDQSYFLFSTTQEQLDYLRFPLGHHKSKEETRALAAKYGLSVADKPDSQDICFVPNGDYAAVIEKLRPGAAEPGDIVDQNGNVLGTHRGVIHYTIGQRRGLGIGGLADPLYVVRLDVDAKQVIVGPKEMLATRRVPIREINWIGGGKLTDLDERQIAVRVRSTRPPTDAVLRPISDTEAEVELLMAEQGVSPGQACVFYDPDSTRILGGGWIWRGH